TTACATCCGAAAGTGCGCCAAGTTATCGGCGGTCTTTTTCGTCGTATTCTTCGGTCAATTCGGTTTTTTTCTGAACGAAAAGCGTCAATGCTTTTTAAGTTACAAGATTACGATATCAAGAATTTTCGCTCCGCGGGAAGCCGAGTGACAAAACTTGTATATTCTTCAGCTAATATCAGATAGATTTTAATAGTGTTTCAGACTTAATTGCTAAAATATAGGAtacaaaaatttggaaaataaacaatatctCTCACAATAATGCATTGAAGTCACCGAGTGGTTAATTCGTGATGGAAACGTCCGCGCAGCTCCTGAAAGTCTCTTGAGGGCCGCAACCAACGCCTTGCCTTCCGTCGTCGCAAGTACCCCAAGTGTTTCCGGTACGATAATGCCATCTGAATCAAtgaatgaatataattatatattaaatcgtCGTCTCTACACGCGAATTCTTTAATTCAACTTATacaaatactttaactttaatgataaaatcgaGCAAAAACTTAGATCTTCTTACGCATTTTTAATCATcgacattaaataatttgataattaaatattaaaatgttgttcaaagctttaaaatcaataaaatatataatatttaatataatttgtattatttacaaagCGCGAAAAGAAAGACTTTTGTGAAAAAGACatcttttctcatttttaaaacaaaatccTAAAGTTTGTTGTCAATTGatttttctcctttcttcTATCCTTCAACATTCTTATATAATCTTTTCATTCCTGACCTGATCACGCATTGTTGACATGTAACACCGCTTGGTAAAACCAGGCCAATCTTGAAGTCACCATTTCCATATTTCGTAATGGGGAACTTGTAGCCGCTACCGTCGGCCAATGATAAAGGATACCGGTCGAAACATTCATCAGTTTCTAATTCTGTCGTCGTCTTCAATGGACAGAGATGGAATTCGAAATGACCCAGATGACCGGCTGTGAGGCGAACGGTCACATCGATGTTAGAACCAGACTTATACCTGTGTGAAGTGACATTTTCGTACGATATTCTTgatatagtaattaattactacttttatgaattaaatacatttttttaaatatatcaatatataaaattcattaaagcTGTAAAAAAATGGTCTTTTTATGTAAAGTTGTCAAATATTATAGTTACAAATGTTATTACATTGCTCGCATTATAGAGATAATAAATCTCTTGTTGTATTTGATGAaagaatttaatcaaatttaaatgcTTCTATTTATAACTTTGGATACTTCTTTTGTATATATTCACcgaattataattgaaataataaaaatgtcatgttttacgatttttttatcatattgtcttgtgtaattttacttttgaacGATGACGCCAGTTCCATAGATGCCACCATTTTCATTCGGCCGTGGTCGGGGGAAGGCGTAATTGTCACCGCATTCTCCACATTTGCCTCCGTTTTGCATATGTTGAacctaataaaaattttcttattcaaGTATactatattctttttcttcaatgcgatcgaaaattgttttctatttatattttaaccaACACTCGATACACATAACTTTCCTTTCTTGAAGGatatttgctaatatttgttaaaaacaatatCGTCGTTGAacattgaaacattttatctgcagtaacaattaattagatattatttttttatgatttcccAAAATTTCaacgttaattattttaggaaaaaaaatatttttcaaaaatttgatgaACTACTCTCttcatcaattttatattttctacattttttacagttttctatttaaattttcaattaaaatcattaatctttttaagcaaaaatcaGCGTAAAATTAGGAAAAagattaaagtattttttcaaaattcaatgaatgttaaatcttttacTTTCAGCCAcctataatcattaatatctTCATAGTTTAATTAAGGGAATATCCAAAAATACATCTATCTTGTGATAAGTTTTAGCATACATACAGTGCGTCCTCCACAGAAGTGTTCATTGTCTGAATAGTTGGGCTTCACAGGGAAGCCTTTTCTCCAGGCGCTGCTTCTGTTTATAGGTTCCAGCATATAGCCATGCCCGTAAATTTCCTGCAGATTAACAGCGACGACCAGGATCCACGTgaacaattttacaaacgccatgtcaattctttttaaattttcaatgacgAAGACGAAGGCAACGCTTGAACGCGAATTAAGACACAAAAGACATTCGCCCTCATCTTTATATAGTTATACGGATTACGATAAGCCACCCGCGCCTCTCCCTCTATCTTTCTCATATAAGAAGTTAACGAttgcttataaaattatcttatcaGGTGCAACGGATCACACATGAAACGAACAAATGAAagattttatactttattcatTGCATTATCGTTATAGCAGGGTTGGCCTTACCGAGTGCGGAGACGCAATTTTTCCGCATCGGTTTCGACTTCATGCGACTTCTTATCTTTGATAATCGAAGGAGAAAACGGCCGAAAcagtatcaaaatatttaaaggcAGAGAGAACtgtgtttcaatatttaagcGACAGGTTTTAACGATAGGTAATCGAATAAATTCATAGATTGAACATTTTTGATCTAATTTACGATCTCAAGAATATCATTTCTCTGCTAAGCTCAACATTCCGGTGCATCTATACTTcatttagattattattgcattgcaACATTTAATTCACATTTGTTTTTGTCActttttctgaaattaatcGTAGAAATAGgattatattagattatatatagataacatATAGATTAAGATTAGATTGCTTCCTAGTTTTGTCTTCCTCAGTGTAAGGATTAtattatcatgtaatttttatatttcgatgACAAATagatgcaattataaataatattgtcaaTATTTTCCAACTTCTGTTGTGATAACTTCACAAAAATGTTCTCACAAAGTATATTTGACGTTAcacaaaatattcacatagaatattttttgctatgTGGATTTATTAAgctatttatatcaattttcaattgtaaATCACTTTactttttgtcattttattataaaattattttcacaaatttatgaaactttattattgaatcatcattaatgaaataaagcaAACCCTATAATTGCGCATTCATGTTtcaagttaatataaaaaaattgttagacagttaaataaaaaaatgttaatataaaaaattgttagcaaAATCATATTaacaattgaattaaataagatCCAATAGCTggaatataaaagtaattaaagaagttattaaaatattaagacaaaataattcctttTGGGAAAAAAAGTAGATACATAATCAACACTTGGACAGTCTTTTACCATTGAATGTATAAATTGAATGCATTTTTACGCTTCGATGAGAAAAGAAAGTAATGTAAAATCAACATTAAGGATCATGACTTTGTATATTGACATCGATGTATGGTGCAtccatgcaaaaaaaaacagatgtCAAAACATAaagtaattacatacatatcgTCAGATGGTTTTCGATAAGATAacgtaaattacataaaacttaCACTTCGTTTGATATCCGATGTACAGCAGGCATCATATTTAcctttatatttgtttaatttagcGTCACTAAtcagtttttaattatgtatttcaatgatatataaatattcagatACATTACGTCAGACAAAACGTCATGACTCTTCATTGTAATATTCAAAACaatgtttgaattaattttataaatattaaattaccgCAAATATTAATGGCCTTGTAAAAGAAATtgcgttttttataaataccaaagttcaattattttaaaaacatactGTAACTgttgattcttttttaaatactctccaaaatattaatagtttaatacTAATCAAGAAATCGCGGAACGCAAACCCGACCGCGTAGGTATACAAATCTGAGGTTCGTAAAAACGACCACGAATATTCATATGCAATCGAGAGTTTAACACAACTATTTAAAGCTTACATCATGACAACATTTAATGGgcatatttacaatatttttatttaaaacaattctattaaattaagaaaacgaTATATTGTTAAACTCATAAActagttttgttaaataaaaaaatcaaagacttgaaacaaattaataaaaaatttacaaagacAAAAGAgttttgatttaaaaacaaacaagtttatatttttattctctaaaataattgcacaatTATACCacattaatctattttatgcCATTTGTTGTGCAagattaacattaaaattgttaagcATTCTACATGTTAGTAATAgtaatacttaaatattttttgtcaccAATATgcatacatttaatttttttcattattactcttcacgaatttatgaaaatattagatCAACAACTTTATATTACATCAATCGAACGACATaagagaaatagaaatatggaATGCGCGATAATACTAATTTGCTATACACATTTGGCATAATTCAGTTAacatataatgttattatatttatacattatgaATGAATATCTTCCGGATTGAACATTCcctgtaaagaaaaattgtgaGTAAGATCTAAAGAACGAATGTCTAATCGTAAATTAAGTTGAACAGTTTCTCACAACTGATAAACATTTGGAAACAAAAGTGCGGGCATACCTTAGCACGTCTTAAAATGGAATCTTTGCTGGCATCATAAGGATGATCCTTGCTCGGAATTTCCAATACGGCAGGTATTGGTTGAGTGTGGCTGTCGATGACGTGACGAATCATCTCGGCTACCTATGATCACCGAGATAAATTTAAAGGGTGCAATGAAAagttatttgattaaattttttggtCATGTAAATGTACATACAACGATTTGACTGAAAAATGGCGGgattaatttctttgaatttttttatgtaagcgCCATCTACTGACAATTGCCAACACAATACTACCTAGTAACGTTTAGAAGTTTCATGTTGCAATAATGAATTTGAAATCATTTGAGATAATACTTTCCAGGAAGTGTAAAATTTGCATTCAAGCACTTTCATTATAAAGACAAAGTATAGATAATCTATActcatataatttttgttgtatttgactctatatttatattttttatatattcttcatATACATTTAAGCATTATCTCTATGTGTGCAAAATATTCTAAGCAATAGTtgacagtaaaataaaaattgataaaatagaatatgaaaataagaTGTAATTATCAATACCTCTCATTATTTGGCTACTTACATTCTGATTAATAAGAATGATGTCGATGTCATCACGTTTGATAAATCGTTTGAATGTATCCTCAATCTCGCTTACTGGTGTATctataagaattattatttaacattaattttgctatGTCATTTgcttaaacaaaataattaacaattattaaatactgaaaacttgtaattattttttaataaaattattaagatataataatttttaaattatcaattcttTAAGacataaacaaataacaaaaatcttattctataattaattaaagttatacttttgcaaaattatttgccttaaacaattaatcaaaaaattacagaaatgtgtatataaatagcttccaaataaaatttaaacaaaattattttaatttaaaggtATGCACTATAtgctaattaaatatactCAATTAgcttacattataattattatacatacttTTATCAACAACCATAAAATTAGGTTGGCGATGCTTATTGATCTCTCCGACTCCACCAAGCAAAAAGCCTACACAAGTATcctaaaataataacaattaaattttaacaaatagatATAGATCTATGGTTCTTTTCCAGCTAATGACATAAATCGAGTATCAATCGAGTAACAAGTATCATtctgtctttgttcgatatCCAATAAGCAACAAACAGAATATTTTGTGTACTCTTGTGTCATTAGCTGGAAAACAACCTACATCATTTTATGCAAGAATGGATATTAAGACATaaacgcacacacacacacacatatatatatagagactTCAATTCGATTCAGAAATATAAACACTTctttgagataaaatattgcaagatCATGAAACGAAACGGAAGACAAAACATCTTTCGTTAAACTATGTTTCAAAGAAAAGATTGtgttctaattaatttactgCGAATCAATTAAGTCACATGAGAAACCTGTACTCACCTCATCACCAATCACTGCTAGAAGTTTACCTTTTCCTGCGGAGTGAAGTGCCATTGTACGTGTAATTTCTTAGAAGCAAATCAAGTGctgcgaataaaattttcaagcgAAGTAAACTATGTCACAAATCGtcgaacaaattataaaattgttttatcgaACATCAGCTGACAAGTTACGCTATAAGCATCACGTGTTACTCAGTGGTACAAACCCACTTCTCGACAAATGAAAAAGCGGCTTCCAGCGCCACTTACATCTATTCTCAAAGCGGCGGAGTATAGCAAATTCTAAATATAGAGTCCTGCCTTAACGGCCGTATAAAATACAGATCCCTGGAAGGTTGAAAAACGAAGTTCAGTTTTCATAGTTTGACGCATCATAGCGTAtgatatgattaaaaaaatatttattaattataaattgccaTGTGTATATAAACTTTTGACATATTtgaattacaataaattacgaAATTAACATAGTGTTACAATTAACTATTACAATCGGTAATAATCAACGTTGATAATAGCTCTTTTAGAAAGAAActataaatagtaattttaaaaataaacacgctatattctatgtacataattagtaaaatatatttattaatatggtAGAACTTATCTGAAAATTTGTAGCAAaaggtataattaataaaaaaatccagaTTGtaacgtttataaaattttaatagaatgataatttaacaaattgtaattaaataacaatttgacGATTACTTATTCATCGAAATAtacgatttatattttagtctACTTATATATAcgaaaatatctataaaattaaatatgattatattattctaattaagCATTTCTTaaacctataaaaaaaatgtattattgttataaagacgcaaaaataataagccaagtaaaattaataacaaagaataattacaacaaaatttttaattataacaaaattactaattattaattcacatataatggaattatatataattattaaattaataattacacaaaatttacaaaaatatcctcccataaaattttgtttgcataaaataatatactgtaacaaaaaaattagaaattccATGTCCCAATTTAATTTCCTAATTAATTGATTACTTTTCATCTTGTTCATTTCAAGTTTCTTTTGCAtctagatattattttattttattattaaaatatattttttattttgatcaaatATGATCCTTATCTTCACtacattacatatttaacatcTCTCTTTCACTTTCGTACTTATTAGAGATAAAACTGTTCTTTGTAGACAAATGTAAACAGCTTACGCTTTTATCATAGTTAACCGAAATAGGCTCCACAATTTGAACAGCGCCTTGTCTTCAAAAGCATACAGCAAAGAATACCAAagggaaagaaaagaattgcGCAGAGCAGACCAAGGCATGTGTAATCATCTTCCATGACACCAacctattttatatataaattaaaattataaaaatcttttaatttgacagatataatattcaaagaataaaatgaaaatagttGCATACTCTGCACGCAGGACAGCCACCAACTAAAATAATCTCTGGAACAATTATTGCTGTTGAATGTGTAGAGCCATATGACGGAACATAGTTTCCTTGATTGCCAACGTTAGAGTTAACGTTAGGGCCAACGTTAGAGCCAGCATAAGAGTGAACATAAGGTCCAGCGTTGGTGTTGCTGGGATAATAGCCTGGAGGTGGTTGCCATGCCGTATTGactaatgataaaaatttgcaacaatAAGTAAAACAATTGGCAAGTGAACAATAACTTTATCTCTTCCTCTTCAAATAAATTGCTTCTATCAAGTTCAAAAAGTCTACAGAATATCCAAAACTGCAAGCAAACTCTTGACAGTttgttcatttatattttaagtaacaatagcattttattatgatttacaTCGAAAGGAGATTAACATCTATAAAGCAAAATCGATAGTTATTTGTGCGTCACTACAAAAGACTACATCTTCTAAATATCATTGTGAAAAAAGATTCTCATAAAATGTAACCTGACTTAATCTaatctaaaaaagaataacacACCTGTCGGTGCTGTTGCGACGGAATATGGCGGTGGCTTTTCAGTATGCTTTTCAGGGGTTTTTAATGGTTGAGTCTCCATAATTTACTCACTAATGCTAAATATCCTATATAAcacgtaattaatatatagtaAACGACATAACCATAACAAATCGACACAATACACAAGACTCAGATAACGAAACTGATAGAAATTAAGGTGTATTCAGTAAACATAACTACATGGCGTGTACACATGTTTTATGCGATTATGCAAGtgtgtataaatatacttttatgttttttgAGAACACAGCATAAACTCATTcccaaaaaaatttaaaaactttctaatacttttgttaaatttagatatataaatacataaccgcaaagaaacggaaaaatacttttaatttaaatggtAAAACTATCAGCGTAAAAAAATaggattatttttttgcacatactaatttacaattttctaagataatatattttctttatataacaatacacaattttatcaaaatacaatttttttaagtgcaTAGCTACTAGCatataaatacttttcatacatcattttacaaatgttttataacttaagtaattgataaatatatacaaattatcgcaaaaaataatatcatcaaTAAGCACACAAAACATTTCTTTGGTAACGCTAAAAACAATCGCAAAATCAAATGCAATTCTCAGATCTATCTTATTTGCAATATCTTTTTCACTCTCGTAACTTTTAGATGTAAAACGTTTcacatctaaaaataaaagtactttATCAGTCTCTAATTATGCAATCTTTTTtggttttattctttttttaaaatttttttttatttttcatctttttctaatttaaaaattcgtaACGAATTTctttagcttttttttttactcaagATCAATCCCAGAGCcttgtgatatttatttaatcaatctCGCGTTCCTCTCTTGCAGACAGGAATAATTTCTGCACAGTGTGAGTAGCTTtaactgaaaatataaaagttaaatgtaatatataaatattgaataaatataatcaacaATATTTGT
Above is a genomic segment from Linepithema humile isolate Giens D197 chromosome 6, Lhum_UNIL_v1.0, whole genome shotgun sequence containing:
- the Vha14-1 gene encoding V-type proton ATPase subunit F; amino-acid sequence: MALHSAGKGKLLAVIGDEDTCVGFLLGGVGEINKHRQPNFMVVDKNTPVSEIEDTFKRFIKRDDIDIILINQNVAEMIRHVIDSHTQPIPAVLEIPSKDHPYDASKDSILRRAKGMFNPEDIHS
- the LOC105668636 gene encoding uncharacterized protein yields the protein MAFVKLFTWILVVAVNLQEIYGHGYMLEPINRSSAWRKGFPVKPNYSDNEHFCGGRTVQHMQNGGKCGECGDNYAFPRPRPNENGGIYGTGVIVQKYKSGSNIDVTVRLTAGHLGHFEFHLCPLKTTTELETDECFDRYPLSLADGSGYKFPITKYGNGDFKIGLVLPSGVTCQQCVIRWHYRTGNTWGTCDDGRQGVGCGPQETFRSCADVSITN
- the LOC105668630 gene encoding membrane protein BRI3, encoding METQPLKTPEKHTEKPPPYSVATAPTVNTAWQPPPGYYPSNTNAGPYVHSYAGSNVGPNVNSNVGNQGNYVPSYGSTHSTAIIVPEIILVGGCPACRVGVMEDDYTCLGLLCAILFFPFGILCCMLLKTRRCSNCGAYFG